From a region of the uncultured Desulfovibrio sp. genome:
- a CDS encoding alkaline phosphatase family protein translates to MQRVVFVLLDGLAAATARRCMSYMQSLTDAGLARHTELQGELPPLSRPIYATLLTGLRPAQSGIMHNDDARLCPAPTIFSRAQAAGLTTASAAYHWMSELCNIAPFEPGRDRITDDVALPIAHGLFYCTDAYPDDELFHDAACLRRHHEPHLLLAHSMGIDNAGHLHGANSKEYRDAARRADGLLARWLPEWTSAGYAVLVTSDHGMDDDGNHNDNSEATRRVPLWLVGEGFKNTPLPTDQTQIAGLVCRALGIE, encoded by the coding sequence ATGCAGCGCGTGGTCTTTGTGCTGCTGGATGGCCTTGCCGCCGCCACGGCCCGCCGCTGCATGAGCTACATGCAGTCGCTCACCGATGCGGGGCTGGCGCGCCATACGGAGTTGCAAGGCGAACTGCCGCCGCTCTCCCGCCCCATTTACGCCACACTGCTCACAGGCTTGCGCCCGGCGCAAAGCGGCATTATGCATAATGATGATGCCCGGCTCTGCCCCGCGCCCACCATTTTCAGCCGCGCACAGGCCGCAGGCCTGACCACCGCCTCCGCTGCCTACCACTGGATGAGTGAACTGTGCAACATAGCCCCCTTTGAGCCGGGGCGTGACCGTATTACAGACGATGTGGCCCTGCCCATTGCCCACGGCCTGTTTTACTGCACGGATGCCTACCCGGACGATGAACTTTTTCACGATGCGGCCTGCCTGCGGCGGCACCATGAGCCTCATCTGCTGCTGGCGCACAGCATGGGCATCGACAACGCGGGCCATCTGCACGGCGCAAACAGCAAGGAATACCGGGATGCCGCCCGCAGGGCCGATGGGCTGCTGGCCCGCTGGCTGCCGGAATGGACGTCGGCAGGCTATGCGGTGCTGGTCACCAGCGATCACGGCATGGACGACGACGGCAACCATAACGACAACAGCGAAGCCACCCGCCGGGTTCCCCTGTGGCTGGTGGGCGAAGGGTTTAAAAACACCCCGCTGCCCACAGATCAAACGCAGATTGCGGGGCTTGTATGCCGTGCGCTCGGCATTGAATAA
- a CDS encoding DMT family transporter, which produces MFNGYVWILLAALLWSLLGVVSKFCQHAGVLPLETAFWRAAIGCAFFLAHAALTGGLRIPLRHALTFMLFGAWGVGVFFGAMQMAIKLSGGATAVVLLYTAPVWVAVFSRFLFGEHITRRKALAVLIALSGTALVCFSGGSLPGETSLEGIGFGLLSGLCYATHYPFYRWWQRRYSTASIYGFMLLGGVVALGISGPVHVDHAPGTWGWLFALGLLTCYMAYICYGQGLKRISLVRAAVTCHLEPVLGTLWVWLFWNESFNASGWLGGALVLSAVFLLTTDKTSE; this is translated from the coding sequence ATGTTTAACGGCTATGTATGGATTTTGCTGGCGGCCCTGCTGTGGTCGCTGCTGGGCGTTGTTTCCAAGTTTTGCCAGCATGCGGGCGTATTGCCGCTTGAAACGGCCTTTTGGCGGGCGGCCATAGGCTGCGCTTTTTTCCTGGCGCATGCCGCTTTGACCGGGGGCCTGCGCATTCCCTTGCGCCATGCCCTGACATTTATGCTCTTTGGCGCATGGGGCGTTGGGGTATTTTTCGGGGCCATGCAAATGGCCATCAAGCTCAGCGGCGGCGCGACCGCCGTGGTGCTGCTGTATACGGCCCCGGTGTGGGTGGCTGTTTTTTCGCGCTTTCTATTTGGCGAGCACATAACACGGCGTAAGGCGCTGGCCGTGCTTATTGCCCTTTCCGGCACGGCGCTGGTCTGCTTTTCCGGCGGCAGCCTGCCGGGCGAGACCTCCCTTGAGGGCATTGGGTTTGGCCTGCTCTCCGGCCTGTGCTACGCCACGCACTATCCCTTTTACCGCTGGTGGCAACGCCGCTATTCCACAGCCAGCATTTATGGTTTCATGCTGCTGGGCGGCGTGGTGGCTCTTGGCATCAGCGGCCCGGTACATGTGGATCACGCCCCCGGCACATGGGGCTGGCTGTTCGCCCTGGGGCTGCTCACCTGCTACATGGCCTACATCTGCTACGGGCAGGGGCTGAAACGCATCAGCCTTGTACGGGCCGCCGTTACCTGCCATCTGGAGCCTGTACTCGGCACTCTTTGGGTCTGGTTGTTCTGGAACGAAAGTTTCAACGCGTCCGGCTGGTTGGGCGGCGCGCTGGTTCTCAGTGCAGTATTCCTGCTGACCACGGACAAAACCAGCGAATAG